From a single Pseudobutyrivibrio xylanivorans genomic region:
- a CDS encoding DNA topoisomerase 3, producing MKLVIAEKPSVAQSLAKVIGANQKKDGYLEGNGYIVSWCVGHLIELANPEYYDEKYKKWRKEDLPIFPAPFSYQVTASTKKQYQVLKDLMKRSDVDSLVEATDAGREGELIFRLVYKQAGCKKPFERLWISSMEDKAIKEGFENLSPSADYDDLYEAALCRERADWLVGINATRFFSAVYGQTLNVGRVMTPTLAMIVEREAEIKGFKPENFYTVQMMVSGVVVTSKRFKTKQEAEELVEKINAADKAKISKMETTTKTEKPPLLYDLTSLQRDANKYYGFTAQQTLDYTQSLYEKKLVTYPRTDSRYLTDDMDDSTARLCCLMKDKYGYTKMVPISTKQVLNSRKVSDHHAIIPTENVSDADYSEIPSGEQKILGLVTARLLSSVGDPAEITEYALEVECAGEVFKAKSKCITSPGWHLLEDWILGKKQDDEEEDSGKKDDGGSHGILEILEADASLLSEGRELPARDPKVKEGKTTPKKRFTEDSLLSAMESAGAKKTPDEVERKGLGTPATRAGVIEKLVRIGFVERQGNKKTKYLVPTDKGTSLITVMPEQIQSASMTAEWEQKLLEVEKQDIASEDFMAEIKDMIVDLIETYEPVKGADKLFPPRQYKQYKKYPKKGASRWQR from the coding sequence ATGAAGTTAGTGATTGCAGAAAAGCCTTCGGTAGCTCAGTCTCTGGCGAAGGTCATTGGAGCAAATCAAAAGAAAGATGGCTATCTTGAAGGCAATGGTTATATTGTCAGCTGGTGCGTAGGGCATCTGATCGAGCTGGCAAACCCGGAATATTACGATGAGAAATATAAGAAGTGGCGCAAGGAAGATTTACCGATTTTCCCTGCGCCTTTTTCATATCAGGTAACAGCTTCCACGAAAAAGCAGTATCAGGTTTTAAAGGATCTCATGAAGCGTTCTGATGTAGACAGTCTTGTGGAAGCAACCGATGCAGGGCGTGAAGGAGAACTTATCTTTCGTCTTGTTTATAAGCAGGCAGGATGTAAAAAGCCTTTTGAGAGACTTTGGATTTCATCCATGGAAGATAAAGCAATCAAGGAAGGCTTTGAGAATTTGAGCCCAAGTGCTGACTATGATGATCTTTATGAAGCTGCTCTTTGTCGTGAACGTGCGGACTGGCTTGTAGGTATAAATGCTACAAGATTCTTTTCTGCAGTTTATGGTCAGACCTTAAATGTTGGACGTGTTATGACTCCTACACTTGCAATGATTGTAGAGCGTGAAGCTGAGATTAAAGGCTTTAAGCCTGAAAACTTCTATACCGTTCAGATGATGGTTTCCGGTGTTGTTGTTACCTCAAAGCGCTTTAAAACAAAGCAGGAGGCTGAGGAACTTGTAGAGAAAATCAATGCAGCTGATAAGGCGAAAATTTCTAAAATGGAGACCACTACGAAAACTGAGAAGCCACCACTTCTTTATGACCTTACAAGTCTTCAGAGGGATGCCAATAAGTATTATGGCTTTACCGCTCAGCAGACTCTCGACTATACCCAGAGTTTATATGAGAAGAAGCTTGTTACTTATCCAAGAACAGACAGCAGATATCTGACAGATGATATGGATGACAGTACAGCTCGTCTTTGCTGCCTGATGAAAGATAAATACGGTTATACGAAGATGGTTCCTATTTCTACAAAGCAGGTTCTAAACAGCAGAAAAGTATCAGATCACCACGCGATTATTCCTACAGAAAATGTTTCGGATGCTGATTACTCAGAAATCCCATCCGGTGAACAAAAGATTCTTGGTCTTGTAACTGCAAGGCTTCTTTCTTCTGTTGGAGATCCGGCTGAGATTACAGAGTATGCCCTGGAAGTGGAATGTGCCGGTGAAGTTTTTAAGGCAAAGAGTAAGTGCATCACAAGTCCTGGCTGGCATCTATTGGAAGACTGGATCCTTGGAAAAAAGCAGGACGATGAGGAAGAAGACTCTGGTAAAAAAGATGATGGTGGTTCACATGGCATTTTGGAAATCTTGGAAGCGGATGCTTCTCTTTTATCTGAAGGGCGTGAGCTTCCGGCCAGAGATCCTAAGGTAAAGGAAGGAAAGACAACTCCTAAGAAACGTTTTACAGAGGACTCTTTACTTTCTGCTATGGAATCAGCAGGAGCAAAGAAAACACCTGACGAAGTAGAGCGTAAAGGTCTTGGTACTCCTGCAACACGCGCTGGTGTAATTGAAAAGCTGGTTCGTATCGGTTTTGTAGAACGACAGGGAAATAAGAAGACCAAATATCTAGTTCCAACTGATAAGGGAACTTCTCTTATTACTGTCATGCCGGAACAGATTCAGTCGGCATCTATGACAGCTGAGTGGGAGCAGAAACTTCTGGAAGTGGAAAAACAGGATATTGCATCGGAAGACTTTATGGCGGAAATCAAGGATATGATTGTTGATCTGATCGAGACCTATGAGCCTGTAAAGGGTGCAGATAAACTCTTTCCACCTCGTCAGTACAAACAGTATAAAAAGTATCCGAAGAAAGGAGCGTCCAGATGGCAAAGATGA
- a CDS encoding DUF4316 domain-containing protein — MAKMKKIRKWDEVTGNAVEEQIPESIDPIEDVGAGPSISRNHMRGIEDMVEQNDNSFDGIINNVPAAPVPNFAEINEKADQEDIIADTKASVMEKIKEQQEKVKLAPIPEPEKKTPVICPCREM, encoded by the coding sequence ATGGCAAAGATGAAAAAAATCAGAAAATGGGATGAAGTCACAGGTAATGCAGTAGAGGAACAGATTCCTGAGTCCATTGATCCAATCGAAGATGTGGGAGCTGGCCCATCTATCAGCAGAAATCATATGCGCGGTATCGAAGATATGGTGGAGCAGAATGATAATTCCTTTGATGGAATCATCAATAATGTGCCAGCAGCTCCTGTTCCTAATTTTGCTGAAATCAATGAGAAAGCAGATCAGGAGGATATTATTGCTGATACCAAAGCTTCCGTGATGGAAAAGATAAAAGAGCAGCAGGAAAAAGTGAAGCTGGCTCCAATACCGGAACCTGAGAAGAAGACTCCTGTGATTTGTCCCTGCAGGGAGATGTAA
- a CDS encoding plasmid mobilization protein, protein MNNRTEQFHFFATPEEAKLIRDREKEIGILNESAYLRKMAIDGYLIQMDLSDVKEAVRLLGITSSNMNQYAKKANETGSIYKEDIDDIRLHQEELWKVMKEILKRLSTI, encoded by the coding sequence ATGAATAACAGAACGGAGCAGTTTCATTTCTTTGCAACTCCTGAGGAAGCTAAACTGATTCGTGACAGGGAGAAAGAAATCGGCATCTTAAATGAGAGTGCTTATCTTCGCAAAATGGCGATTGATGGTTATCTCATCCAGATGGATTTAAGTGATGTTAAAGAGGCTGTAAGGCTTCTTGGCATCACATCTTCCAATATGAATCAGTATGCAAAGAAAGCAAATGAAACCGGAAGTATCTACAAAGAAGATATCGATGATATCAGACTTCATCAGGAAGAACTTTGGAAAGTGATGAAAGAAATACTAAAGCGCCTGTCTACGATTTAG